The genomic window CAATACATGATAGGATATGTTACTTTTAGGATCTATGAATATATTTTAACATATAAAGTTTTATAACAAGAAATCTGTTTATAAAGTATAAGAAATAATATATAATCATAATATTAGTTAAAGAGTAAGGAATAGGTGCAAGGATATATGTTAAAACTGAATTTTGATGTTAAAAGACATCTTTTAGATAATGGGTTAGAAGTAATTACAATAAAAAAGGATACAAAAATAGCAGCAATAAATGTAGGGATTAAAGTGGGATCACTTTATGAAAATGGTGATGAGAAAGGAATATCTCATTTTATTGAACACATGCTTTTTAAGGGCACTAAAAATAGAAGTAATGAAGAAATTAATGAAGCATTAGAATTTTTAGGTGGAGAGTATAATGCATATACAGATTATGCAGTAACAGTTTATACTATAAGTTGTTTAGAGGAAGAAATAAAGAATGCTATAGAAATATTAGGAGATATGATAGTAGCATCAACATTTAGTGAAGAAGAAGTTGAAAAAGAAAGAGGAGTAATATTAGCTGAAATAAGGACTGGAAAAGATGATGTAGAAGATTTTAGTTTTAAAAAAACTAATGAAATTGCTTTTAAAAAAAGTCCTTTGAGGTATGATGTTGCAGGATTAGATAAAACAGTTAAGAAGTTTATAAGAAATGATTTAATAGAGTATTATAATAAATATTATGTGGCTAATAATTCAGTAATTACAATAGTATCTTCATTTGAGCATGAAGAAGCTCTTTTAGAAGTAAAAAAAAGATTTGGTAATTGGAAAAAAGGAGATGTAGAAAAACTGAAGGTAATAGAAGAAGAAAATAATCCAATAAAATTTGTAACAAATAAAGAAAATATTGAGCAAAGTACAATAACTTATTTATATACTTTTTATGGACTAGATAGAAATCTAGAATTACCTTTTAGAATTTTAAATCATAGATTAGGTGAAAGTGCAAACTCTTTATTATTTAGAGAAGTTAGAGAAAAAAGAGGACTTGCATATGATATATATACTAATTTAGACATGACAAAAGGTGTAAAAACATTTTCTATATATACAGCAGTAAGTGAAGAAGATATAGAAAGTGCTTTAGAAGCAATTGATGAAACTATTTTAGGTGTTAAAAATGGAAGTATAGAAATTGGTGAGCGTGACTTAAATCTTATGAAAAAGATTCATAAAACTGCAGTAATTACTACACTTGAAGATCCAGCAGAACTTTGTAATTACATGTTACATCAAGCTTTAGATGAAGAAGATTTATATGAATTTGTTAATGATATGGATAAACTTAATGAATTAGATATAAATAAAATTTATGATGTTGCAAATAAAGTTTTAGAAAAACCAACAATTCATATTTTAAAATCTTAATAAGGTGGGAATAATTATGAATGTTATAACAAAAATTGAGGTGCAAAAGAGAAATAAAGATAGAGTAAATATATATATAAATGAAGAATATGCCTTTTCATTAAGTTCAGAACTAGTATATAAAGAAGGTTTAAAGTTAAAACAAACAATAGATATAGATAAAATAAAAAAAGTGGCAAAAGAAGATAGTTATATTAAATGCAAGGAGGCAGCACTTAGAATA from Clostridium septicum includes these protein-coding regions:
- a CDS encoding M16 family metallopeptidase, with amino-acid sequence MLKLNFDVKRHLLDNGLEVITIKKDTKIAAINVGIKVGSLYENGDEKGISHFIEHMLFKGTKNRSNEEINEALEFLGGEYNAYTDYAVTVYTISCLEEEIKNAIEILGDMIVASTFSEEEVEKERGVILAEIRTGKDDVEDFSFKKTNEIAFKKSPLRYDVAGLDKTVKKFIRNDLIEYYNKYYVANNSVITIVSSFEHEEALLEVKKRFGNWKKGDVEKLKVIEEENNPIKFVTNKENIEQSTITYLYTFYGLDRNLELPFRILNHRLGESANSLLFREVREKRGLAYDIYTNLDMTKGVKTFSIYTAVSEEDIESALEAIDETILGVKNGSIEIGERDLNLMKKIHKTAVITTLEDPAELCNYMLHQALDEEDLYEFVNDMDKLNELDINKIYDVANKVLEKPTIHILKS